From a single Oceanobacillus kimchii X50 genomic region:
- a CDS encoding Gp15 family bacteriophage protein: protein MFLTESLKDTCIYKGIVLQLNVTFDNIILFIEMTKDEGLEDYEKVLIGLEMLITNYEELEYLPSDEKYQIFMMILKEELSFKRDNEFQTEQATEENLENEPPSKKEEYDFDVDGERIYASFLMDYGIDLLEQQGKMHWKKFISLFSGLSEKTPFMQVVQIRAMEVPAPTKNNQKERNKILRLKRKYALENSEKTADEAFEDMITAFGGKAGDK, encoded by the coding sequence ATGTTTCTTACAGAATCATTAAAGGATACATGCATTTACAAAGGAATAGTACTTCAATTAAATGTAACCTTCGATAACATAATCCTATTTATTGAAATGACTAAAGATGAGGGTTTAGAGGATTATGAAAAGGTATTAATTGGTCTAGAAATGCTTATCACCAATTATGAAGAATTAGAGTATCTGCCATCGGATGAAAAATATCAAATTTTCATGATGATTTTAAAAGAGGAACTTTCTTTCAAAAGAGATAATGAATTCCAGACAGAACAAGCAACGGAAGAAAACCTAGAAAATGAGCCACCTTCTAAAAAAGAAGAATATGACTTTGATGTTGATGGGGAGCGTATATACGCTTCTTTTTTAATGGATTACGGTATTGATTTACTCGAACAACAGGGCAAAATGCATTGGAAAAAATTCATATCTTTGTTTAGTGGATTAAGTGAAAAAACACCATTCATGCAGGTAGTTCAAATACGAGCAATGGAAGTTCCTGCCCCTACTAAGAATAACCAGAAAGAGCGCAATAAAATCTTACGTCTTAAACGAAAATATGCTCTTGAAAACAGTGAGAAAACAGCAGATGAAGCATTTGAAGATATGATTACAGCCTTCGGTGGAAAGGCAGGTGATAAATAA
- a CDS encoding putative minor capsid protein, which yields MVISPIPKHLLPHTIQYKAYEGSSGWDGTHAPPLKIEHVRVTPVSKLKRTSNSEGEEVNHVVLVDRVNSSAFPNFKIRSEIEFNGVNREVVDVKPHYAFGSEPHHYELELR from the coding sequence ATGGTCATTAGTCCAATTCCAAAACATTTACTCCCTCACACAATCCAATATAAAGCATATGAGGGATCTAGTGGATGGGATGGTACTCACGCCCCTCCTCTTAAAATAGAACACGTGAGAGTTACACCTGTAAGCAAATTAAAGCGTACTTCCAATAGTGAAGGTGAAGAGGTCAATCATGTTGTTTTAGTAGATCGAGTCAATTCGTCAGCATTTCCCAATTTTAAAATAAGATCCGAAATTGAGTTTAATGGTGTTAATCGTGAAGTGGTTGATGTTAAACCTCATTATGCGTTTGGTAGTGAACCACACCATTACGAACTGGAACTAAGGTGA
- a CDS encoding phage tail terminator protein: MDFLERLKDYTENLSFTPSIIEIGTYQENDNSIAIRPSPANINDRYMEKSKIYPFQFQLLVHHKSNLEAYRMIHQLESQYENLPSRAITSSDGSFKLVSFQCITTPSYVQKTSYGTLWTALFQAELYT; the protein is encoded by the coding sequence ATGGATTTCTTAGAACGATTAAAAGACTATACGGAAAACTTATCTTTTACACCCTCTATTATTGAAATAGGGACGTATCAAGAAAATGATAACAGTATAGCTATTAGACCTTCGCCTGCTAATATTAATGATCGCTATATGGAGAAAAGCAAGATATATCCGTTTCAATTTCAGCTTTTAGTCCACCACAAAAGTAATTTAGAAGCATATCGAATGATTCATCAATTAGAAAGTCAATATGAAAATTTACCAAGCAGAGCTATCACCTCGAGTGATGGCTCTTTTAAATTGGTTTCGTTTCAATGCATTACGACACCATCTTACGTGCAGAAAACAAGCTACGGTACGTTATGGACAGCATTGTTTCAAGCGGAACTATACACATAA
- a CDS encoding distal tail protein Dit produces MIFNGADLSPYFKIKSITGRGFTNNQLLITEITSADGAYVHGSKRPPRILGINGNIIAHDRESLRLTVDYLNGVLNVAKDVPIIFPDEPDITYYGRPSESEEGDEYFFKKDGTLTIFCADPNKYGKTDQLDFDTGEIEVKYMGTEQAPPEMEIVLTEETDTLFLFNGEKELRIIYDLSIGDKVDVDFKKRKVFINDKLQMNAISMLAPKFWKLNLGINNIRIEPTAVDAVLKYREVYR; encoded by the coding sequence ATGATATTCAACGGTGCTGATCTCTCACCATATTTTAAAATTAAATCTATTACAGGTAGAGGATTTACAAATAATCAACTACTCATAACTGAGATTACAAGCGCAGATGGAGCTTATGTACATGGCTCAAAACGACCGCCAAGAATTCTTGGTATAAATGGGAACATCATTGCACATGATAGAGAATCTTTAAGACTTACTGTTGATTATCTAAACGGAGTCCTTAATGTTGCAAAAGATGTCCCTATTATTTTTCCTGATGAGCCAGATATTACGTATTATGGTAGACCGTCAGAATCGGAAGAAGGTGACGAGTATTTCTTCAAAAAAGATGGTACATTGACTATCTTTTGTGCTGATCCTAATAAATATGGAAAAACTGATCAATTAGATTTTGATACTGGAGAAATAGAAGTAAAGTATATGGGTACTGAACAAGCACCTCCTGAAATGGAAATAGTACTAACAGAAGAAACAGATACATTATTTTTATTCAACGGAGAGAAAGAATTACGGATAATTTATGATTTATCCATTGGAGATAAAGTCGATGTTGATTTTAAAAAACGTAAAGTTTTTATAAATGATAAGTTACAAATGAATGCTATTAGTATGCTAGCTCCAAAGTTTTGGAAATTAAATCTGGGTATTAATAATATTCGAATTGAACCTACTGCGGTTGATGCAGTTTTGAAGTATAGGGAGGTATATAGATAA
- a CDS encoding minor capsid protein produces MIDVKVDFDKNKVNKKLDNALGFGQFVLDNQVLKDSNYYIPMRSKNTRVSGITHSKIGNGEIRWVTPYVREIYFNSNYNFSKDINPNARGLWFEAAKAEKLKQWLDEAQKAARSKY; encoded by the coding sequence GTGATTGATGTAAAAGTTGATTTCGATAAGAATAAAGTAAATAAAAAATTAGATAATGCATTAGGTTTTGGTCAATTTGTTTTGGATAATCAGGTTTTAAAAGATAGTAACTACTATATCCCCATGCGTTCTAAGAATACTAGAGTTAGTGGGATTACACATTCAAAAATTGGGAATGGAGAGATACGTTGGGTAACTCCATACGTAAGAGAAATATATTTTAATTCGAACTATAATTTCTCTAAAGACATAAATCCGAATGCTAGAGGGCTTTGGTTTGAAGCTGCCAAAGCAGAAAAACTTAAACAATGGTTAGATGAGGCACAAAAAGCAGCGAGATCAAAATATTAG
- a CDS encoding phage minor capsid protein, translating into MDKWVSQSLTKPVTDVYLSIEDQILKNIAKKIARDNSILIDIEKNRNTQLVESWQLSRLSELDAINKEHIEIISSRSGKIMQEVEKMLSNAGYSAVDDIEGDMLEGAKDSESLKNVLVGYQRQAKNTLNLTNTTILNLSRQKYLDVINDTTGKVLAGVSTPQQALRESIKGLADKGVPALVDKSGREWSTAAYVSMVMRSTSNNVANDMQDTRMDEYDVDLVEVSSHDGARPLCAPYQGRIFSRSGNHPKYPALGDTSMGHPAGLFGVHCGHMKYPYFEGTKKTYNPVSSEKNDRMYEESQKQRYLEREIRKAKREMAMMIELDDDIGIVEADDRIKERQANLRSFIKSTGRTRNNEREQIR; encoded by the coding sequence ATGGATAAATGGGTATCGCAAAGCCTTACCAAGCCTGTAACCGATGTTTATTTGTCTATTGAAGATCAGATATTAAAGAATATTGCCAAGAAGATTGCGAGAGATAATAGCATTCTTATTGATATAGAAAAGAATAGAAATACGCAATTAGTAGAATCGTGGCAACTAAGTAGATTAAGTGAACTAGATGCTATCAACAAAGAGCATATAGAAATTATTTCTTCCCGTTCTGGTAAAATCATGCAAGAGGTAGAAAAGATGTTATCCAATGCAGGATATAGCGCAGTAGATGATATAGAGGGTGACATGCTCGAAGGTGCAAAAGATAGTGAATCCTTAAAAAATGTGTTGGTTGGATATCAGAGGCAAGCAAAAAACACGCTTAATCTTACGAATACAACCATATTAAACCTCTCAAGGCAAAAGTACCTCGATGTCATCAATGATACTACTGGGAAGGTGCTCGCAGGTGTTTCTACTCCGCAACAAGCATTAAGAGAATCTATTAAGGGGCTAGCAGATAAAGGTGTCCCTGCACTAGTAGATAAAAGTGGTAGGGAATGGTCTACGGCAGCATATGTAAGTATGGTAATGCGTTCAACAAGTAATAATGTTGCCAATGATATGCAAGATACTCGAATGGATGAGTACGATGTGGATCTTGTTGAAGTCAGTTCTCATGATGGTGCCAGACCTTTATGTGCTCCATATCAAGGACGAATATTTTCTCGTTCCGGAAATCATCCAAAATATCCGGCGTTAGGTGATACCAGTATGGGACATCCTGCTGGCTTATTTGGCGTGCATTGCGGTCATATGAAGTATCCATACTTTGAAGGTACAAAGAAAACATACAATCCTGTAAGTAGCGAGAAGAATGATCGTATGTATGAAGAAAGTCAGAAGCAACGTTATCTGGAAAGGGAAATCAGAAAAGCAAAGCGGGAAATGGCTATGATGATTGAACTTGATGATGATATAGGAATTGTTGAAGCTGACGACAGAATAAAGGAGCGCCAAGCGAACTTAAGAAGCTTTATTAAGAGCACTGGACGTACTCGAAATAACGAAAGGGAACAAATACGTTAA
- a CDS encoding phage tail tube protein, with translation MPEGFLLNSQYRMEINVTPNGETETWERLGKGINSMEPDPNEETAQDKYFDGDGYGETDVIGAQLIASFSGHRYYGDEAQDFIYSKVLELGPSRRTDFRLTLPDGSSFEGPCTIAAITGPGGDAGGKGDISFEIHFAGKPKYTKPTP, from the coding sequence ATGCCAGAAGGATTTTTATTAAATTCACAGTACAGGATGGAAATTAATGTAACACCTAACGGAGAAACGGAAACATGGGAAAGATTAGGTAAAGGTATCAATAGTATGGAGCCAGATCCAAACGAAGAGACTGCCCAAGATAAATACTTTGATGGTGATGGATATGGGGAAACAGATGTAATCGGTGCGCAACTGATTGCTTCCTTTTCAGGACATCGATACTACGGAGATGAGGCACAGGATTTTATTTACTCGAAAGTGCTTGAGTTAGGACCGTCAAGACGGACTGATTTTCGTTTAACATTGCCAGACGGATCATCTTTTGAAGGTCCTTGTACAATTGCTGCAATTACAGGACCGGGTGGAGATGCAGGAGGAAAAGGTGATATATCCTTTGAAATACATTTTGCTGGTAAACCAAAATATACAAAGCCTACTCCCTAA
- a CDS encoding phage portal protein, translated as MLKRIIDAVKGGLYRMGLIKGIDKIQNHKHININQNMYNKMSIWQSLYKGYYPDWHDIYEHTISGKKHRKKDTLMMAKTAAAEMASLVFNEKCSISIGDGENRTSKFVEEVFKQNKFNKKFQDHLEYNFALGGMVIKPFVKEGKIMLSFVTADSFIPIAWHNDTITEGVFIGEYHKGDKKYTHLEWHTWDKKANQYVVDHELYESNGTELGVRVSLEIIFPDMKEQYRFNNLKKPLFTYFKPNTANNIDLQSPMGISIFANALDTLKAIDTAFDSFHREFRLGKKRIIVPAHMVKTVVDPKTQEIHRYFDDTDETYEAMKFKDDEEGIKDINVTLRVDEHIAGINALLNLYATQTGFSLGTFSFDGQSVKTATEVMSENSKTFKSKKSHETIIEGGLQDVIESIIAIAKVYNIFNGERDIDITITFDDSVIEDNAAELARTIQEVSNKLLPRKRAIMRIYGLNEEEAQAWMEEINEENQSTNASDVDFFGTGSDDD; from the coding sequence ATGTTAAAACGAATTATAGATGCAGTGAAAGGAGGCTTGTATCGAATGGGGTTAATTAAAGGCATAGATAAGATACAAAACCACAAACACATCAATATCAACCAGAATATGTATAACAAAATGTCGATATGGCAATCGTTGTACAAGGGATATTACCCAGATTGGCATGATATTTACGAGCATACGATATCTGGAAAAAAGCATCGTAAGAAAGACACGTTGATGATGGCAAAAACTGCTGCTGCAGAAATGGCTAGTCTTGTATTTAATGAAAAATGCAGTATTAGTATTGGAGATGGGGAGAACCGCACCTCAAAATTTGTGGAAGAAGTGTTCAAGCAAAATAAATTTAATAAAAAATTTCAAGATCACTTAGAGTATAACTTTGCCTTAGGCGGTATGGTCATTAAGCCATTCGTGAAAGAAGGTAAGATTATGCTCTCTTTTGTTACTGCAGATAGTTTTATCCCGATTGCTTGGCATAATGACACGATTACAGAAGGTGTTTTCATTGGAGAGTACCATAAGGGCGATAAGAAATACACGCACTTAGAATGGCATACATGGGATAAGAAGGCTAATCAATACGTTGTTGATCATGAATTATATGAATCAAACGGTACGGAGTTAGGTGTACGTGTTTCATTAGAGATCATCTTCCCAGATATGAAAGAGCAATATCGCTTTAACAACTTGAAAAAGCCTTTATTCACTTATTTCAAGCCGAATACTGCTAATAATATTGATTTACAGTCACCGATGGGAATCTCCATATTTGCGAATGCTTTAGATACATTAAAAGCGATCGATACTGCTTTTGATAGTTTTCATAGGGAGTTCAGGCTAGGGAAAAAACGGATTATTGTTCCTGCTCACATGGTTAAAACTGTTGTAGATCCGAAAACACAAGAGATCCATCGTTATTTTGATGATACAGACGAGACCTACGAAGCAATGAAGTTCAAAGATGATGAAGAAGGGATAAAAGATATTAATGTGACTCTTCGAGTTGATGAACATATCGCAGGTATTAATGCTTTATTAAATCTCTATGCTACTCAGACAGGTTTTTCTTTGGGCACTTTTTCCTTTGATGGTCAGAGTGTAAAGACCGCAACCGAGGTAATGAGCGAAAACAGTAAAACATTTAAATCCAAGAAATCACATGAAACCATTATTGAAGGTGGTTTACAGGATGTAATTGAATCTATTATTGCGATTGCCAAGGTCTATAACATCTTTAATGGTGAACGTGATATAGATATCACCATTACTTTTGATGATTCTGTCATCGAGGATAACGCTGCAGAACTAGCTCGAACAATTCAAGAGGTATCTAATAAGCTATTGCCTCGAAAACGAGCAATCATGCGTATATATGGTCTAAATGAAGAGGAAGCACAGGCATGGATGGAGGAAATCAATGAAGAAAATCAAAGCACAAATGCTAGTGATGTTGATTTCTTCGGTACAGGTTCGGATGATGACTAA
- a CDS encoding fibronectin type III domain-containing protein produces the protein MKYILLVNQNIQSLLPKAPTSLVASNETETSVDLDWNVTEDASGYNVYQDGEKVDTVTTNTYSVSGLITSSTYEFYVTAINDKYGTESDPADVVNVTTL, from the coding sequence TTGAAATACATTTTGCTGGTAAACCAAAATATACAAAGCCTACTCCCTAAGGCTCCCACTAGCCTTGTCGCTTCAAATGAGACGGAAACAAGCGTTGATCTTGATTGGAATGTGACTGAGGATGCTAGTGGGTACAACGTATATCAAGATGGTGAAAAAGTTGATACTGTAACTACGAATACGTATTCGGTATCAGGATTAATAACATCATCAACCTATGAATTTTACGTAACAGCAATAAACGATAAATACGGTACGGAGTCTGACCCGGCAGACGTTGTGAATGTAACTACATTATAA
- a CDS encoding phage scaffolding protein — translation MDRDFLKNLGLESESIDKIMVEHGKSVNDLKEKAEKADTLESQVNDYKQQIADRDTQLKDLGEKAKGNEDLTAEIDRLKEENETTKSELEQKLEQQAFDHKLENTLKDANVKNPTAVKALLNLDEVKLDGDKLRGLDTQLEGLKESDDYLFQSEQNNNDPSLEYTPGSHQQGGGGDDAFAQTLLGK, via the coding sequence ATGGACAGAGATTTTTTAAAGAACCTAGGTTTAGAAAGTGAAAGTATCGATAAGATTATGGTTGAACATGGAAAATCAGTAAATGACTTGAAGGAAAAAGCAGAAAAGGCAGATACGCTTGAAAGCCAAGTCAACGATTATAAGCAACAGATTGCTGATCGTGACACACAACTGAAAGACCTCGGGGAAAAGGCGAAGGGTAATGAAGATTTAACTGCTGAAATCGATCGTTTGAAGGAAGAGAATGAAACAACTAAGTCAGAGCTGGAACAGAAATTGGAGCAACAAGCATTTGATCACAAGTTAGAAAACACATTGAAAGATGCCAATGTAAAGAATCCAACTGCAGTTAAAGCCTTACTTAATCTAGATGAAGTTAAATTAGACGGTGACAAGTTGCGTGGATTAGATACGCAACTGGAAGGATTAAAAGAATCTGATGATTACCTGTTTCAGTCCGAGCAAAACAATAATGACCCTAGCTTGGAATATACTCCGGGAAGTCATCAACAAGGCGGAGGCGGAGATGATGCCTTCGCACAAACATTATTAGGAAAATAG